One region of Triticum aestivum cultivar Chinese Spring chromosome 6B, IWGSC CS RefSeq v2.1, whole genome shotgun sequence genomic DNA includes:
- the LOC123134269 gene encoding uncharacterized protein, translated as MATVVAAVEAGVVAVASGRSSKLVRSLYWRLRAGIRRLQSERRRWRGGGGRRERFNFHYDALSYALNFDDGRRAADLVLA; from the coding sequence ATGGCGACTGTGGTGGCGGCCGTTGAGGccggggtggtggcggtggcgagCGGGCGGAGCAGCAAGCTGGTCCGGAGCCTGTACTGGCGCCTGCGCGCGGGGATCCGGCGGCTGCAGTCGGAGCGGCgcaggtggcgcggcggcggcggcagacggGAGCGCTTCAACTTCCACTACGACGCGCTCAGCTACGCCCTCAACTTCGAcgacggccgccgcgccgccgacctCGTCCTAGCATGA